Proteins encoded in a region of the Nocardia asteroides genome:
- a CDS encoding MMPL family transporter codes for MRRSGSLRWGRFVHRHRFLVLGFFVLFVLVSGWYGRDLAGRLTQEGWFDESSESVAAAELADGTFGRDTDSDLILLYTAPEGATVDDPAVRGPVTRQLAGLLATYPDRIQKIDSYWDSPFSAQATDATRTHAFASVGLRGSGTATVENYTAIKDHLGAGRAGGGPGGTTVQLAGLQPIVEGINTGMQRDIRRAEMIALPLVAILLYFVFGGVIGALLPVLIGGMTILGTQGGLRLLTDHIDVNVFASAVMTLVSLGLAIDYGLFTVTRFREELAAGHTVEDATARTVATAGRTVLFSAAIIAVSLGALFIFPNGVLRSVPLGGISSVLLAALLSVTALPAALSIVGRRIDFLGWKRFSRSKTEAQIDAGFFSRLALWAMRRPLAVAVPIVLALLALSIPMRHIEFGGLSERYLADDSPARVAQERFDELFPSFRTEPLKLVVVGADPRQLSDIRYAANQVPGLTGRFEPAAATKDGINVLAAGLADKRDADRVIDALRAIPDPPGVRVMIAGVPALERDSINGLLDGLPTLLAILVAAALALMYAAFGSLVLALKAVAMSALSLVSTLGVLTWVFVEGHGAGVFHFTPGPLMFAVLALIVTVVFGLSTDYEVFLLSRVSEARTAGADPPEAIRYGIAHTGGVITSAAAILIVVTGAFGFSDLVLMKYIAYGMIAALILDATVIRMLLTPAVLKLIWR; via the coding sequence ATGCGCCGTTCCGGATCACTGCGGTGGGGACGGTTCGTGCACCGCCACCGCTTCCTCGTCCTCGGCTTCTTCGTGCTGTTCGTGCTGGTCTCCGGCTGGTACGGCCGCGACTTGGCCGGGCGGCTGACGCAAGAAGGCTGGTTCGACGAGAGCAGCGAATCGGTCGCCGCCGCCGAACTGGCCGACGGCACCTTCGGCCGCGACACCGACAGCGACCTCATCCTGCTCTACACCGCGCCCGAAGGCGCCACCGTCGACGACCCGGCCGTCCGCGGCCCGGTCACCCGGCAGCTGGCCGGACTGCTGGCCACCTACCCCGACCGCATCCAGAAGATCGACAGCTACTGGGACAGCCCGTTCTCCGCCCAAGCCACCGACGCCACCCGCACCCACGCGTTCGCCAGCGTCGGATTGCGCGGCTCGGGCACCGCGACGGTGGAGAACTACACCGCGATCAAGGACCATCTCGGCGCCGGACGCGCAGGCGGCGGCCCCGGCGGCACGACGGTGCAACTGGCCGGGTTGCAGCCGATCGTCGAAGGCATCAACACCGGCATGCAACGCGACATCCGGCGCGCGGAGATGATCGCCCTGCCGCTGGTGGCGATCCTGCTGTACTTCGTGTTCGGCGGCGTGATCGGGGCGCTGCTGCCGGTGCTCATCGGCGGCATGACGATCCTGGGCACCCAGGGCGGGCTGCGGCTGCTGACCGACCACATCGACGTCAACGTCTTCGCCAGCGCGGTGATGACCCTGGTCAGCCTGGGGCTGGCGATCGACTACGGCCTGTTCACCGTCACCCGGTTCCGGGAGGAACTCGCCGCAGGCCACACCGTCGAAGACGCCACCGCCCGCACGGTCGCCACCGCCGGGCGCACGGTGCTGTTCTCGGCGGCGATCATCGCCGTCAGCCTGGGCGCGCTGTTCATCTTCCCCAACGGGGTACTGCGCTCGGTGCCGCTGGGCGGCATCAGCTCGGTCCTGCTGGCGGCGCTGCTGTCGGTGACCGCGCTCCCGGCGGCGTTGAGCATCGTCGGACGCCGTATCGACTTCCTGGGCTGGAAACGGTTCTCCCGCAGCAAAACCGAAGCGCAGATCGACGCCGGATTCTTCTCCCGTCTGGCGCTGTGGGCGATGCGCCGCCCGCTGGCGGTGGCCGTGCCCATCGTGCTGGCGCTGCTCGCGCTGAGCATCCCGATGCGCCACATCGAATTCGGCGGGCTCAGCGAACGGTACCTGGCCGACGACAGCCCGGCCCGGGTGGCGCAGGAACGGTTCGACGAACTGTTTCCCAGCTTCCGCACCGAACCTCTGAAACTGGTGGTCGTCGGCGCCGACCCGCGGCAACTGAGCGACATCCGCTACGCCGCCAACCAGGTCCCCGGTCTCACCGGACGCTTCGAGCCCGCAGCGGCTACCAAGGACGGCATCAACGTGCTCGCCGCCGGGCTGGCCGACAAACGCGACGCCGACCGGGTCATCGACGCGTTGCGCGCGATCCCCGACCCACCCGGGGTGCGGGTGATGATCGCCGGTGTGCCCGCACTGGAACGCGACAGCATCAACGGATTGCTCGACGGCCTGCCGACGCTGCTGGCCATCCTGGTGGCGGCGGCGCTGGCGCTGATGTACGCGGCGTTCGGCTCGCTGGTGCTGGCGCTGAAGGCCGTGGCGATGAGCGCGCTCAGTCTCGTGTCCACCCTGGGGGTGCTGACCTGGGTGTTCGTCGAGGGGCACGGCGCGGGGGTTTTCCACTTCACCCCGGGACCGTTGATGTTCGCAGTGCTGGCGCTGATCGTGACGGTGGTGTTCGGGTTGTCCACCGACTACGAGGTGTTTTTGCTGTCGCGGGTGTCGGAGGCCCGCACCGCCGGCGCGGACCCGCCCGAGGCGATCCGCTACGGCATCGCCCACACCGGCGGCGTGATCACCTCTGCGGCCGCGATCCTCATCGTGGTCACCGGCGCGTTCGGGTTCTCGGATCTGGTGCTGATGAAATACATCGCCTACGGCATGATCGCGGCGCTGATCCTGGACGCCACCGTGATCCGCATGCTGCTGACGCCCGCGGTGCTGAAACTGATCTGGCGATAA
- a CDS encoding heme ABC transporter ATP-binding protein, whose amino-acid sequence MSVLRTVHQLPEWPRKGDATVRADGVSVRRRSGGQSRLVLDGIDFEAVAGRIVALVGPNGAGKSTLLAALAGELALSAGTVELDGQPLSHWTTLDMARRRAVLPQTHTVGFPFTAREVVAMGRAPWVRTERREFDEKQIAAAMAATDVEHLAARSFPTLSGGERARVALARVLAQDTATLLLDEPTAALDLGHQESVLGLAAARAAEGAAVVVVLHDLGIAAAYADRVAVLDSGRLAADGPPRDVLTTELLTRVYQHPVEVLDHPVTGAQLVLPVRR is encoded by the coding sequence GTGAGCGTGTTGCGGACGGTGCACCAGTTGCCGGAGTGGCCGCGGAAGGGGGATGCGACGGTGCGGGCGGACGGGGTGAGCGTCCGGCGCAGGAGTGGCGGGCAGTCACGGCTGGTGCTCGACGGTATCGACTTCGAGGCGGTGGCGGGGCGGATCGTGGCCCTCGTCGGACCCAACGGCGCTGGCAAGTCGACGCTGCTGGCCGCGTTGGCCGGGGAATTGGCGCTCAGCGCGGGGACGGTGGAACTGGACGGGCAGCCGTTGTCGCACTGGACGACGCTGGACATGGCGCGGCGGCGAGCGGTGTTGCCGCAGACCCATACCGTGGGCTTCCCCTTCACCGCACGCGAAGTGGTGGCGATGGGCCGCGCGCCCTGGGTGCGCACCGAGCGCCGCGAATTCGACGAGAAACAGATCGCCGCGGCGATGGCCGCCACCGACGTCGAACACCTCGCCGCCCGGTCGTTTCCGACCCTGTCCGGCGGTGAACGCGCTCGTGTCGCGCTGGCGCGGGTATTGGCGCAGGACACCGCCACGTTGCTGCTGGACGAGCCCACCGCGGCTCTGGATCTCGGGCATCAGGAATCCGTGCTGGGCTTGGCCGCCGCCCGCGCCGCCGAAGGCGCCGCCGTGGTGGTCGTCCTGCACGATCTCGGTATCGCGGCCGCCTATGCCGACCGCGTCGCGGTACTCGATTCCGGTCGCCTCGCCGCGGACGGACCGCCCCGCGACGTGCTCACCACCGAACTGCTCACGCGCGTCTATCAGCACCCGGTCGAAGTGCTCGACCACCCGGTCACCGGCGCCCAACTGGTCCTGCCCGTGCGCCGCTGA
- a CDS encoding iron ABC transporter permease has protein sequence MSFSGTRAARPPVTSVPRSRGRSRVLLTFTIAVAGLVALAVVSAAIGQVPTTPAEVAGSVLHRIGLDIGPMPAHPAGEVTLWEVRFPRVVLAMLVGAALATAGALLQGVFANPLAEPGVIGVSAGAAVGAGTVIVVGGAFVAAWSVAAAAFVAGLATTLLVYLLARSGGRTEVVTLVLTGVAINAFAGGLIALLLFVASPAARDQIVFWQLGSLNGATWESVGVVAPLAAVGVAAAVLLAPRLDLLALGESAARHLGVDVERLRRNVIVVVAVLATAGVAFTGIILFVGLIVPHLVRMLVGPAHRVLIPLSAVVGAVVLLAADVSARSLVDNADLPLGMLTSLIGGPVFFWLLRRTRARSGGWA, from the coding sequence ATGAGCTTTTCGGGGACTCGGGCGGCGCGGCCGCCGGTGACGTCCGTGCCGAGGTCGCGGGGCCGTTCCCGGGTGCTGCTGACGTTCACGATCGCCGTGGCGGGTCTGGTGGCGTTGGCGGTGGTGTCGGCGGCGATCGGGCAGGTGCCGACGACGCCCGCCGAAGTGGCCGGCAGCGTGCTGCACCGGATCGGGCTGGATATCGGGCCGATGCCCGCGCATCCGGCGGGTGAGGTGACGCTGTGGGAGGTGCGGTTCCCGCGGGTGGTGCTGGCGATGCTGGTCGGTGCGGCGCTGGCGACAGCGGGTGCGTTGTTGCAGGGTGTGTTCGCCAATCCGCTCGCCGAGCCCGGGGTGATCGGGGTGTCGGCGGGGGCGGCGGTCGGTGCGGGCACGGTCATCGTCGTGGGCGGGGCGTTCGTGGCGGCGTGGTCGGTGGCCGCGGCGGCGTTCGTCGCGGGGTTGGCGACCACGTTGCTGGTGTATCTGCTGGCCCGCTCCGGCGGCCGCACCGAGGTCGTCACGCTCGTGCTCACCGGGGTCGCGATCAATGCTTTCGCGGGCGGTTTGATCGCGTTGCTGCTGTTCGTGGCCTCCCCCGCGGCGCGCGACCAGATCGTGTTCTGGCAGTTGGGCTCGCTCAACGGCGCCACGTGGGAGTCGGTCGGTGTGGTGGCGCCGCTGGCCGCGGTCGGAGTCGCCGCGGCGGTGCTGCTGGCGCCGCGGCTGGATCTGCTGGCGCTCGGGGAGTCCGCGGCTCGTCATCTCGGGGTCGATGTGGAGCGGCTGCGCCGCAACGTGATCGTGGTGGTGGCGGTCCTGGCGACCGCCGGTGTCGCGTTCACCGGCATCATCCTGTTCGTCGGGCTCATCGTCCCGCACCTGGTGCGGATGCTCGTCGGTCCCGCCCACCGGGTGCTGATCCCCCTCAGCGCCGTGGTCGGCGCGGTGGTGCTGCTGGCCGCCGACGTCAGTGCCCGCTCCCTGGTCGACAACGCCGACCTCCCGCTCGGCATGCTCACCTCCCTCATCGGCGGGCCTGTCTTCTTCTGGCTGCTGCGCCGCACCCGAGCCCGCTCCGGAGGCTGGGCATGA
- a CDS encoding ABC transporter substrate-binding protein, producing the protein MSTAVARGGRGNRVRAVWWRAAAALLAACLLAGSVACGGDAGSSHGGHGPTTATLTDLDPVPIGPELTPALPVTVRSFDGAEVTVTDASRIIAVDRYGTLAQIVYALGLGPKLVGRSTSAAFPAVREVPNVAGGNGSLNIESVLALRPSVFLTDTTSAAPAVREQLRAAGVTVVYFDPERTMNGVTPQIEAVAGALGVPERGQALAQRTRDEIAAASAAVPDQDPQLTIAFLYLRSTAITMLAGPGSGADALIAALGARDAGTVAGLTEPFTAITSEAMIGAAPDVLLVMSDGLKSVGGVEGLQKVPGIAQTPAGRDRRVVDMSDAVLLSFGPNTGRVIAALSAAVYGTGA; encoded by the coding sequence ATGAGCACAGCAGTGGCCCGGGGTGGGCGTGGGAACCGAGTCCGAGCCGTGTGGTGGCGTGCGGCGGCGGCTCTGCTCGCGGCGTGCCTGCTGGCGGGGTCGGTGGCGTGCGGCGGCGACGCGGGTTCCTCGCACGGCGGGCACGGGCCCACCACGGCGACGCTGACCGATCTGGATCCGGTGCCGATCGGGCCGGAGCTTACGCCCGCGTTGCCGGTGACGGTGCGTTCGTTCGACGGCGCGGAGGTCACCGTCACCGACGCCTCCCGCATCATCGCCGTGGACCGCTACGGCACGCTCGCGCAGATCGTGTACGCGCTGGGGCTGGGTCCCAAGCTGGTCGGGCGCAGCACCTCGGCGGCGTTTCCGGCGGTGCGCGAGGTGCCCAACGTGGCGGGTGGCAACGGGTCGCTGAACATCGAATCGGTGCTGGCGTTGCGGCCGTCGGTGTTCTTGACCGACACCACCAGCGCCGCTCCCGCGGTGCGCGAGCAGTTGCGCGCGGCAGGTGTCACGGTCGTCTATTTCGACCCGGAGCGCACGATGAACGGGGTGACGCCGCAGATCGAGGCGGTGGCGGGCGCGCTGGGGGTGCCGGAGCGGGGGCAGGCGCTGGCGCAGCGCACCCGCGACGAGATCGCCGCGGCGAGCGCCGCGGTACCCGATCAAGACCCGCAGTTGACCATCGCGTTCCTGTATCTGCGTTCCACCGCGATCACGATGCTGGCGGGCCCGGGGTCGGGCGCGGACGCGTTGATCGCGGCGCTGGGTGCGCGCGACGCGGGCACCGTGGCCGGGTTGACCGAGCCGTTCACCGCGATCACCAGTGAGGCGATGATCGGTGCTGCGCCGGATGTGCTGCTGGTGATGTCGGATGGTCTGAAGTCCGTCGGCGGTGTGGAGGGGTTGCAGAAGGTGCCCGGTATCGCGCAGACCCCGGCCGGGCGGGACCGGCGGGTGGTGGACATGTCGGATGCGGTGCTGCTGAGTTTCGGGCCCAACACCGGCCGGGTGATCGCGGCGCTGAGCGCGGCGGTGTACGGCACCGGGGCATGA
- a CDS encoding aldo/keto reductase: MEQRTVGRSGLRVSRMGLATHTWGSHTDAEDAAGQLVAFVEAGGTLVDTSPAYAGGAAQRILAELLGDLVSRDDLVLSGCAGTAPWGFSAAGVPVPGAAQVTVDTSRRTLLRQLDRTLLEFGTDHLDIWNVAVWDPRTPLEEVASTVEQAVRSGRVRYAGVRGFGAWQLASLAAVAPVTAAQTPYSLLARGAEDDVVPAARYHGVGVIASAPLAGGILTGKYRDGVPADSRGADEATAAEIRDGLDDRATRVVDALVTAADGLGTSPLAVALAWIRDRPGIASMIVGARDIGQLTGVLAAETLELPRAIAAALDDVSARAE; this comes from the coding sequence ATGGAACAGCGGACGGTGGGCCGTAGCGGCCTGCGGGTATCGCGGATGGGCCTGGCGACCCATACCTGGGGTTCGCACACCGACGCCGAGGACGCCGCGGGGCAGCTGGTGGCGTTCGTCGAGGCCGGCGGCACGCTGGTGGACACCTCCCCCGCCTACGCCGGTGGCGCCGCGCAGCGGATCCTGGCCGAACTGCTGGGCGATCTGGTCTCCCGCGACGATCTGGTGCTCAGCGGGTGCGCGGGGACCGCGCCGTGGGGGTTCTCCGCCGCCGGGGTGCCGGTGCCGGGAGCGGCGCAGGTCACGGTGGACACCTCGCGGCGGACGCTGCTGCGGCAGCTGGATCGCACGCTGCTGGAGTTCGGCACCGATCACCTCGACATCTGGAACGTCGCGGTGTGGGATCCGCGCACGCCGCTGGAGGAGGTCGCATCGACGGTGGAGCAGGCGGTGCGGTCGGGCCGGGTCCGTTACGCGGGGGTGCGCGGGTTCGGGGCCTGGCAGTTGGCGAGCTTGGCGGCGGTCGCGCCGGTCACCGCGGCGCAGACACCGTATTCGCTGCTGGCGCGGGGTGCCGAGGACGATGTCGTACCGGCCGCGCGGTATCACGGAGTCGGGGTGATCGCCTCGGCGCCGCTGGCGGGTGGCATCTTGACCGGGAAGTACCGCGACGGTGTCCCGGCGGATTCGCGGGGCGCCGACGAGGCGACCGCCGCGGAGATCCGCGATGGTCTCGACGACCGTGCCACCCGGGTGGTGGATGCGCTGGTGACCGCGGCCGACGGGCTGGGTACCTCGCCGCTGGCGGTGGCGCTGGCCTGGATCCGTGACCGGCCGGGCATCGCGAGCATGATCGTGGGCGCCCGCGACATCGGGCAGCTCACCGGCGTGCTGGCCGCCGAGACCTTGGAACTGCCGCGGGCGATCGCGGCCGCTCTGGACGACGTCAGTGCACGCGCCGAGTGA
- a CDS encoding undecaprenyl-diphosphate phosphatase, producing MTWVQALVLGLVQGLTEFLPISSSAHLRIVSAVFYGEDAGASFTAVTQLGTEAAVLVFFAKDIWRIVLAWFAGLRTHVTARGRQELPLHDQPTTKLPVLTADHTRVLDEQAQRELDYRIGWYVIIATIPIGVLGFVFKDQIRTGARNLWLVAFMLIFFALVIAAGEYFGRKERSIEQLTTRDGLAMGFAQCLALIPGVSRSGATSTAGLFLGLEREAAVRFSFLLAIPAVTASGLFSLPDAFEPAGEGLNASGPQLLVATVLAFVVGYASVAWLLRFVARHSLYWFVGYRIVLGAIIMGLLAGGVVSAT from the coding sequence ATGACCTGGGTGCAGGCCTTGGTGCTGGGGCTGGTACAGGGACTCACGGAGTTTCTGCCGATCTCCTCCTCGGCGCATCTGCGCATCGTGTCGGCGGTCTTCTACGGCGAAGACGCCGGCGCCTCGTTCACCGCGGTCACCCAACTGGGCACCGAGGCCGCGGTGCTGGTGTTCTTCGCCAAGGACATCTGGCGGATCGTGCTGGCCTGGTTCGCGGGCCTGCGCACGCACGTGACCGCGCGCGGTCGCCAGGAACTGCCGCTGCACGATCAGCCCACCACCAAACTTCCGGTCCTCACCGCCGACCACACACGCGTCCTGGACGAACAGGCCCAGCGCGAACTCGACTACCGCATCGGCTGGTATGTGATCATCGCCACCATCCCGATCGGTGTGCTGGGTTTCGTGTTCAAGGACCAGATCCGCACCGGCGCCCGCAACCTGTGGCTGGTGGCGTTCATGCTGATCTTCTTCGCCCTGGTCATCGCCGCCGGTGAGTACTTCGGCCGCAAGGAGCGCTCGATCGAGCAGCTGACCACCCGCGACGGCCTGGCCATGGGTTTCGCGCAATGCCTGGCGCTGATCCCCGGGGTCTCGCGTTCCGGAGCGACCTCGACCGCGGGCCTGTTCCTGGGATTGGAGCGCGAAGCGGCCGTGCGGTTTTCGTTCCTGCTGGCCATTCCGGCGGTGACCGCCTCGGGACTGTTCAGCCTGCCGGACGCGTTCGAACCCGCTGGTGAGGGACTCAACGCCAGTGGGCCGCAACTGCTGGTGGCCACCGTGCTGGCGTTCGTGGTCGGCTACGCGTCGGTGGCGTGGCTGCTGCGTTTCGTGGCACGGCATTCGCTGTACTGGTTCGTCGGCTACCGCATCGTGCTCGGCGCGATCATCATGGGTCTGCTGGCGGGCGGCGTGGTCTCGGCGACATGA